In a genomic window of Streptomyces pristinaespiralis:
- a CDS encoding metallophosphoesterase — MVEGSMTQGAGQGPVVRTATLRDFRVPPYAQVPVQSHTQDPIHSGHPGNAFPEGEPPEGYTPTARDLPVISRGGPGDTVQIHVDPDDAPAPDGRGPLYVVGDVHGYLDELVAALAAKGLIDADGHWAAGNARLWFLGDFTDRGPDGIGVIDLVMRLSAEAAAAGGYCKALMGNHELLLIGAKRFGDTPVNSGAGTATFQAAWLLNGGQKTDMDRLQEVHLQWMARLDAIVEEDSHLLLHSDTTAYLDYGSTIADVNDTVHAVLTRGDADECWDLFRKFTKRFAFRDEGGPEAVRELLSAYGGRRIVHGHSPIPYLLGEVGTEDGEDGERPVVEGPHVYADGLAIAMDGGVTMAGKLLVQQLPLTD; from the coding sequence GTGGTGGAGGGGTCGATGACTCAGGGGGCCGGTCAAGGACCCGTGGTCCGGACGGCGACGTTGCGCGATTTCCGCGTACCGCCGTACGCGCAGGTTCCCGTGCAGTCACACACGCAGGACCCGATCCATTCGGGCCATCCTGGGAACGCCTTCCCCGAGGGCGAACCGCCGGAGGGCTACACCCCCACCGCGCGCGACCTTCCCGTCATCAGCCGCGGCGGCCCGGGCGACACCGTCCAGATCCATGTCGACCCGGACGACGCGCCCGCTCCCGACGGACGCGGCCCGCTGTACGTCGTCGGTGACGTCCACGGATACCTGGACGAGCTCGTCGCCGCCCTGGCCGCGAAGGGCCTCATCGACGCCGACGGGCACTGGGCCGCGGGCAACGCCCGGCTCTGGTTCCTCGGCGACTTCACCGACCGCGGTCCCGACGGGATCGGCGTCATCGACCTGGTCATGCGCCTGTCCGCGGAGGCCGCCGCAGCCGGCGGATACTGCAAGGCCCTGATGGGCAATCACGAACTGCTGCTGATCGGCGCCAAACGCTTCGGGGACACGCCCGTCAACTCCGGTGCCGGCACCGCCACCTTCCAGGCGGCCTGGCTTCTCAACGGCGGCCAGAAGACGGACATGGACCGGCTGCAGGAGGTCCACCTGCAGTGGATGGCCAGGCTCGACGCGATCGTCGAGGAGGACAGCCACCTGCTGCTGCACTCCGACACGACCGCGTATCTCGATTACGGGTCCACCATCGCGGACGTCAACGACACCGTGCACGCGGTCCTCACCCGGGGCGACGCGGACGAATGCTGGGACCTGTTCCGCAAGTTCACCAAGCGCTTCGCCTTCCGCGACGAGGGCGGCCCCGAGGCGGTGCGCGAGCTGCTCTCCGCCTATGGCGGCCGGCGCATCGTCCATGGTCACAGCCCCATCCCGTATCTGCTGGGCGAAGTGGGCACCGAGGACGGCGAGGACGGCGAGCGTCCGGTGGTCGAGGGTCCGCATGTCTACGCGGACGGCCTCGCCATCGCCATGGACGGCGGCGTGACCATGGCCGGAAAGCTTCTTGTCCAGCAACTCCCCCTGACGGACTGA
- a CDS encoding LacI family DNA-binding transcriptional regulator, with the protein MTAAGKHQVSRTDTSRRSGRQGRAGIRDVAAAAGVSITTVSDALNGKGRLPDATRRHVREVADRLGYRPSAAARTLRTGKSGLIGLTVTTYGDEPFTFTEFAYFAEMARAATSAALARGYALVILPATSRHDVWSNVALDGTVVIDPSDHDPVVTELVRQGLPVVSDGRPAGTLPVTAWVDNDHEAAVLDLLDHLAAAGARRIGLLTGTTTDTYTRLSTTAYLNWCERVGQDPVYESYPAHDPCAGAVAADRLLARPDRPDAVYGLFDPNGTDLLAAARRYGLRVPDDLLLVCCSESTVYATTEPPITTLSLKPRRIGTAVVQLLIDAIEGIDEDRPVEQVIPTELIVRTSSQRRPPRTTVSAPRSPSKN; encoded by the coding sequence ATGACAGCAGCAGGGAAGCATCAGGTGAGCCGGACGGACACATCCCGCCGGAGCGGTAGGCAAGGCCGGGCAGGCATCAGGGACGTGGCCGCCGCGGCCGGGGTCTCCATCACGACCGTCTCCGACGCCCTCAACGGCAAGGGCCGGCTCCCGGACGCCACCCGCCGACACGTCCGCGAGGTCGCAGACCGGCTGGGCTACCGCCCCTCCGCAGCGGCCCGCACCCTCCGTACCGGAAAGTCGGGCTTAATCGGCCTGACCGTGACGACGTACGGGGATGAACCTTTCACCTTCACGGAGTTCGCGTACTTCGCCGAGATGGCCAGAGCCGCGACCTCGGCCGCGCTCGCCCGCGGCTACGCACTCGTCATTCTGCCCGCCACCTCACGACACGACGTCTGGTCGAACGTCGCCCTCGACGGCACCGTCGTCATCGACCCCTCCGACCACGACCCGGTCGTCACCGAGCTGGTGCGCCAGGGACTGCCCGTCGTCTCCGACGGCCGCCCCGCAGGCACCCTCCCGGTCACCGCCTGGGTGGACAACGACCACGAAGCCGCCGTACTCGATCTGCTCGACCATCTCGCCGCCGCCGGGGCCCGCCGCATCGGCCTGCTCACCGGCACCACCACCGACACGTACACCCGGCTGTCCACCACCGCCTACCTCAACTGGTGCGAACGCGTCGGCCAGGACCCCGTCTACGAGTCCTATCCCGCGCACGACCCGTGCGCCGGCGCCGTCGCCGCCGACCGGCTGCTCGCCCGGCCGGACCGGCCCGACGCCGTGTACGGGCTCTTCGACCCCAACGGCACCGATCTCCTCGCCGCCGCCCGCAGGTACGGCCTGCGCGTCCCCGACGATCTGCTCCTCGTGTGCTGCAGCGAGTCGACCGTGTACGCCACCACCGAGCCCCCTATCACCACCCTCTCGCTCAAGCCGCGCAGAATCGGGACGGCGGTCGTCCAGTTGCTGATCGACGCGATCGAGGGAATCGACGAGGACCGGCCGGTCGAACAGGTGATACCGACCGAACTGATCGTCAGGACCTCGTCGCAGCGCCGTCCTCCGAGGACGACCGTGAGCGCACCGCGGTCTCCCTCGAAGAACTGA
- the hisC gene encoding histidinol-phosphate transaminase, translating into MSETSPKLRAELDGIPTYKPGRPAAAGGPVAYKLSSNENPYPPLPGVMESAIAAAQNFNRYPDMACTGLMNELADRFGVPVTHLATGTGSVGVAQSLIQSTSGPGDEVIYAWRSFEAYPIITQISGATSVQVPLTEGEVHDLDAMADAITDRTRLIFVCNPNNPTGTVVRRAELERFLDRVPSDVLVVLDEAYREFIRDADVPDGLEIYRDRPNVAVLRTFSKAYGLAGLRVGFAVAHEPVAAALRKTAVPFGVSQLAQDAAVASLRAEDELLGRVGNLVTERARVHHTLVEQGWTVPETQANFVWLRLGDRTLDFAAACEKAGVVVRPFVGEGVRVTIGECEANDVFLHTAATFRKED; encoded by the coding sequence GTGAGCGAGACGAGCCCCAAGCTGCGCGCCGAGCTGGACGGCATCCCCACATACAAGCCCGGCAGGCCGGCGGCGGCCGGCGGCCCCGTCGCCTACAAGCTGTCCTCCAACGAGAACCCGTATCCGCCGCTGCCCGGTGTGATGGAGAGCGCGATCGCGGCGGCGCAGAACTTCAACCGCTACCCCGACATGGCATGCACCGGGCTGATGAACGAGCTCGCGGACCGGTTCGGCGTGCCGGTGACCCACCTGGCCACGGGCACCGGCTCCGTCGGTGTGGCCCAGTCGCTGATCCAGTCCACCTCCGGCCCCGGCGACGAAGTGATCTACGCCTGGCGCTCCTTCGAGGCGTACCCGATCATCACGCAGATCAGCGGGGCGACGTCCGTGCAGGTCCCGCTGACCGAGGGCGAGGTGCACGACCTCGACGCCATGGCGGACGCGATCACCGACCGGACCCGCCTGATCTTCGTCTGCAACCCCAACAACCCGACCGGCACCGTCGTGCGCCGTGCCGAGCTGGAGCGGTTCCTGGACCGGGTGCCCTCCGACGTGCTGGTGGTGCTGGACGAGGCGTACCGGGAGTTCATCCGCGACGCCGACGTCCCCGACGGGCTCGAGATCTACCGCGACCGGCCGAACGTCGCGGTGCTGCGCACCTTCTCCAAGGCCTACGGGCTGGCGGGTCTGCGGGTCGGCTTCGCGGTCGCCCATGAGCCGGTGGCCGCGGCGCTGCGCAAGACGGCGGTCCCCTTCGGCGTCAGCCAGCTCGCACAGGACGCGGCGGTGGCCTCGCTCCGCGCCGAGGACGAGCTGCTGGGCCGGGTCGGCAATCTGGTCACGGAGCGGGCCCGGGTGCATCACACCCTGGTCGAGCAGGGCTGGACGGTTCCCGAGACGCAGGCGAACTTCGTATGGCTCCGCCTCGGCGACCGCACGCTCGATTTCGCCGCCGCGTGCGAGAAGGCCGGCGTCGTCGTCCGGCCGTTCGTGGGCGAGGGTGTGCGCGTGACCATCGGTGAGTGCGAGGCCAACGATGTGTTTCTGCACACGGCCGCGACCTTCCGTAAAGAGGACTGA
- a CDS encoding cytochrome ubiquinol oxidase subunit I, protein MDIALAPETLARWQFGITTVYHFLFVPLTISLAALTAGLQTAWVRTGKEKYLRATKFWGKLFLINIAMGVVTGIVQEFQFGMNWSDYSRFVGDVFGAPLAFEALIAFFFESTFIGLWIFGWDKLPQKIHLACIWMVSIGTILSAYFILAANSWMQHPVGYRINEERGRAELTDFWLVLTQNTALTQFFHTMTAAFLVGGAFMAGISAYHLARKRHVPVMRMSLRVGLVTVTIAGLMTAVSGDLLGKVMYEQQPMKMAAAEALWDGEAPAPFSVFAYGDVDEGHNKVAVEIPGLLSFLAHSDFDSYVPGINDVNEELQETYGPGDYRPNIPVAYWGFRWMIGFGMASLTIGMIGLWLTRRKFLLPAALRTGEDEVPHLVLFRNKALSPRLGRWYWLIALWTMAFPLIANSWGWIFTEMGRQPWVVYGVMRTRDAVSPGVSQGEVLISMGVFTLLYALLAVIEVRLLVKYVKAGPPELTEADLTPPTKIGGDDRDADRPMAFSY, encoded by the coding sequence GTGGACATCGCTCTGGCGCCAGAGACCTTGGCGCGATGGCAGTTCGGCATCACCACCGTCTACCACTTCCTGTTCGTCCCCCTCACGATCTCGCTCGCGGCCCTCACCGCCGGCCTGCAGACCGCATGGGTGCGCACGGGTAAGGAGAAGTACCTCAGGGCCACCAAGTTCTGGGGCAAGCTCTTCCTGATCAACATCGCCATGGGCGTCGTCACGGGCATCGTCCAGGAGTTCCAGTTCGGGATGAACTGGTCCGACTACTCGCGCTTCGTCGGTGACGTCTTCGGCGCGCCGCTCGCCTTCGAGGCGCTGATCGCCTTCTTCTTCGAGTCCACCTTCATCGGGCTGTGGATCTTCGGCTGGGACAAGCTGCCCCAGAAGATCCACCTGGCCTGCATCTGGATGGTCTCGATCGGCACCATCCTCTCCGCCTACTTCATCCTGGCCGCCAACTCCTGGATGCAGCACCCGGTCGGCTACCGGATCAACGAGGAACGCGGGCGGGCCGAGCTCACCGACTTCTGGCTGGTCCTGACCCAGAACACCGCGCTCACCCAGTTCTTCCACACCATGACGGCGGCCTTCCTGGTCGGCGGCGCGTTCATGGCGGGCATATCGGCCTACCACCTGGCCCGTAAGCGGCACGTCCCCGTGATGCGGATGTCGCTGCGGGTGGGCCTGGTCACGGTCACGATCGCCGGTCTGATGACCGCTGTCAGCGGTGACCTGCTCGGCAAGGTGATGTACGAGCAGCAGCCCATGAAGATGGCGGCCGCCGAAGCGCTCTGGGACGGCGAGGCGCCCGCTCCGTTCTCGGTCTTCGCCTACGGCGACGTCGACGAGGGCCACAACAAGGTGGCCGTCGAGATCCCGGGCCTGTTGTCCTTCCTCGCGCACAGCGACTTCGACTCCTACGTCCCCGGCATCAACGACGTCAACGAGGAACTGCAGGAGACCTACGGGCCCGGCGACTACCGGCCCAACATCCCCGTCGCCTACTGGGGCTTCCGCTGGATGATCGGTTTCGGCATGGCCTCCCTCACCATCGGGATGATCGGGCTCTGGCTGACCCGCAGAAAGTTCCTGCTGCCCGCCGCGCTCCGCACGGGCGAGGACGAGGTGCCCCACCTGGTCCTCTTCAGGAACAAGGCGCTCAGCCCCCGTCTGGGCAGGTGGTACTGGCTGATCGCGCTGTGGACGATGGCCTTCCCCCTGATCGCCAACTCGTGGGGCTGGATCTTCACCGAGATGGGCAGGCAGCCGTGGGTCGTCTACGGAGTGATGCGCACTCGTGACGCGGTCTCCCCCGGTGTGTCCCAGGGCGAGGTGCTCATCTCGATGGGCGTCTTCACCCTGCTCTACGCCCTACTCGCGGTGATCGAGGTCAGGCTGCTCGTGAAGTACGTCAAGGCCGGCCCGCCCGAACTCACCGAGGCCGACCTCACCCCGCCCACCAAGATCGGCGGCGACGACCGTGACGCCGACCGGCCGATGGCCTTCTCGTACTGA
- the cydB gene encoding cytochrome d ubiquinol oxidase subunit II, with protein sequence MELHNVWFVLIAVLWIGYFFLEGFDFGIGVLTKLLARDRSERRVLINTIGPVWDGNEVWLLTAGGATFAAFPEWYATLFSGFYLPLLLILVCLIVRGVAFEYRHKRTEERWQTNWEHAIFWTSLLPAFLWGVAFGNIARGVKIDANKEYVGGLLDLLNPYALLGGLVTLTLFTFHGAVFAALKTVGDIRTRARALALRLGLLAMVPALGFLLWTQASRGDGKSLVALIVAAVALAGAVVAVKAGREGWSFALSGVTIATSVAMLFLALFPDVMPSSLDEAWSLTVTNASSSPYTLKIMTWCAAVAAPLVMLYQGWTYWVFRKRIGTQHIADAH encoded by the coding sequence ATGGAACTCCACAACGTCTGGTTCGTACTCATCGCCGTCCTGTGGATCGGCTACTTCTTCCTGGAGGGCTTCGACTTCGGTATCGGCGTCCTCACCAAGCTGCTGGCGAGGGACCGCTCCGAGCGACGTGTCCTGATCAACACCATCGGACCGGTCTGGGACGGCAACGAGGTGTGGCTGCTCACGGCGGGCGGCGCCACGTTCGCCGCGTTCCCCGAGTGGTACGCCACGCTCTTCTCGGGCTTCTATCTCCCGCTACTGCTCATCCTCGTCTGCCTGATCGTGCGAGGGGTCGCGTTCGAGTACCGGCACAAGCGGACGGAGGAGCGCTGGCAGACCAACTGGGAGCACGCGATCTTCTGGACCTCGCTGCTGCCGGCCTTCCTGTGGGGCGTCGCCTTCGGCAACATCGCGCGCGGCGTGAAGATCGACGCGAACAAGGAGTACGTCGGCGGTCTCCTCGACCTCCTCAACCCGTACGCACTGCTCGGCGGCCTGGTGACGCTGACGCTGTTCACCTTCCACGGTGCGGTCTTCGCGGCGCTGAAGACGGTGGGTGACATCAGGACCCGCGCGAGGGCCCTCGCCCTGAGGCTCGGACTGCTCGCCATGGTTCCGGCGCTCGGTTTCCTGCTGTGGACCCAGGCGTCGCGCGGTGACGGCAAGAGCCTGGTGGCGCTGATCGTCGCGGCCGTGGCGCTGGCCGGAGCGGTCGTCGCGGTGAAGGCCGGCAGGGAGGGCTGGTCGTTCGCCCTCTCGGGGGTCACCATCGCCACCTCGGTGGCGATGCTGTTCCTGGCGCTCTTCCCTGACGTGATGCCTTCCTCTCTCGACGAGGCGTGGAGCCTGACCGTCACCAATGCCTCGTCGAGCCCGTACACCCTCAAGATCATGACTTGGTGCGCGGCCGTCGCTGCCCCGCTGGTGATGCTCTATCAGGGGTGGACCTACTGGGTGTTCCGTAAGCGGATCGGCACCCAGCACATAGCCGATGCGCACTAG
- the cydD gene encoding thiol reductant ABC exporter subunit CydD has protein sequence MFHVKPIDPRLLRYAHATRRFLAAVVVLGVAGAVLVIAQAMLIAEVVVGAFQGGLSVSGLGTPLVLLAAVAVGRAAVSWLTELAAHRASAAVKSELRRRLLERAAELGPGRLSGQNTGSLVALATRGVDALDDYFSRYLPQLGLAVVVPVAVLARIVTEDWVSAAVIVVTLPLIPLFMVLIGWATQSSMDRQWRLLSRLSGHFLDVVAGLPTLKVFGRAKAQAESIRSITTQYRRATMRTLRIAFLSSFALELLSTLSVALVAVGVGMRLVHGDLDLYTGLVILILAPEAYLPIRQVGAQFHAAAEGLSAAEEIFDVLETAPRRSGEAPVPGTLRLEVDGLTVRHHGRAEPSLDRASLVVEPGETVALVGESGVGKSTLLDVLLGFVDPAEGRVRVGGTDLTDLDMEAWRRQIARVPQLPYLFAGTVAENVRLARPDADDAAVMAALREAGAYDFIAALPQGPDTLIGDEGVGLSAGQRQRLALARAFLADRPLLLLDEPTAALDGATEEGIVEAVGRLAEGRTVLLVVHRPALLAVADRVVRLSRPATPRETEFGAPAVSAEPGAAGSSTADPLPAPHPASGGVRGAKESRPLVRVRETARNLRGRLALALLLGSLALGSAVGLMAVSGWLISRASEQPPVLHLMVAVTATRAFGIGRAVFRYAERLVSHDAVLRMLAEMRVAVYRRLERIAPAGLGRTRRGDLLSRLVADVDALQDYWLRWLLPAGTAVLVGAGSVGFTAWLLPEAGAVLAVGLLVAGVGVPLIGGAFARRAEQQLAPARGALATGVVDLLRGTAELTVAGALPRRLASARDADRALTRIAARQAAATALGGGLSALVCSLTVVCAALVGVQAVATGRLDGTSLAVVVLTPLAAFEVVSVLPLAVQYRRRVTRSAERVYEVLDAPVPVREPARPAAPPATAFPLELRGTGARYAGRRRDALSGFDLTLTPGKRVAVVGTSGSGKTTLAQVLLRFLDAGSGTYTIGGVPAGEMEGDAVRRFVGLCAQDAHLFDSSVRENLRLARPDATEEELRGALEDARLLEWVDGLPDGLDTLVGEHGARLSGGQRQRLALARALLAAFPVLVLDEPAEHLDLATADALTADLLAVTERRAARPGGRAAAAGNGTGPGDGIATAPATVFITHRLRGLEAVDEVVVLESGRVVQRGPYEDLAVVEGPLRTMLEREQATDRIGTRLSLSNGTN, from the coding sequence ATGTTTCACGTGAAACCGATCGACCCGCGGCTGCTTCGGTACGCGCACGCGACCCGCCGCTTCCTGGCCGCAGTAGTGGTGCTCGGGGTCGCCGGTGCGGTCCTGGTCATCGCCCAGGCGATGCTCATCGCCGAGGTGGTGGTCGGGGCGTTCCAAGGAGGGCTGTCCGTTTCGGGGCTCGGCACACCGCTCGTGCTGCTGGCCGCGGTGGCGGTCGGACGCGCGGCTGTTTCCTGGCTGACGGAACTGGCCGCGCACCGCGCGAGCGCGGCGGTGAAGTCGGAGCTCCGGCGCCGGCTCCTGGAGCGGGCCGCCGAGTTGGGGCCGGGCCGGCTGAGCGGACAGAACACCGGATCGCTCGTCGCGCTGGCCACGCGAGGTGTCGACGCGCTGGACGACTACTTCTCGCGCTATCTGCCCCAACTGGGACTCGCGGTCGTGGTGCCGGTCGCGGTGCTCGCGCGGATCGTCACAGAGGACTGGGTCTCGGCCGCGGTCATCGTGGTGACCCTGCCCTTGATCCCCCTGTTCATGGTGCTGATCGGCTGGGCGACGCAATCGAGCATGGACCGCCAGTGGCGGCTGCTGTCCCGGCTCTCCGGCCACTTTCTGGATGTGGTCGCGGGACTGCCGACACTGAAGGTCTTCGGACGGGCGAAGGCCCAGGCCGAGTCCATCCGGAGCATCACGACCCAGTACCGCCGAGCGACCATGCGCACGCTGCGGATCGCGTTCCTGTCGTCCTTCGCGCTGGAACTGCTCTCGACGCTGTCGGTGGCCCTGGTGGCCGTCGGTGTCGGTATGCGGCTGGTCCACGGTGATCTGGATCTGTACACGGGACTGGTGATCCTCATCCTCGCGCCGGAGGCATATCTGCCGATCCGGCAGGTGGGGGCCCAGTTCCACGCCGCCGCAGAGGGCCTCTCCGCGGCGGAGGAGATCTTCGACGTGCTCGAGACCGCACCGCGCCGATCCGGGGAAGCTCCCGTACCCGGCACGCTCCGGCTGGAGGTCGACGGGCTGACGGTCCGCCACCATGGCCGTGCGGAACCCTCGTTGGACCGCGCGTCACTGGTGGTCGAACCGGGCGAGACGGTCGCCCTCGTCGGAGAGAGCGGCGTCGGCAAGTCCACCCTGCTCGACGTGCTGCTGGGCTTCGTGGACCCGGCAGAGGGGCGCGTACGCGTCGGCGGAACGGACCTGACGGATCTGGACATGGAGGCGTGGAGGCGGCAGATCGCCCGGGTCCCCCAGCTGCCGTATCTCTTCGCCGGAACGGTCGCGGAGAACGTGCGGCTCGCGCGGCCGGACGCGGACGACGCTGCCGTCATGGCCGCGTTGCGCGAGGCGGGGGCGTACGACTTCATCGCCGCCCTTCCCCAAGGGCCGGACACGCTGATCGGGGACGAGGGCGTCGGTCTCTCCGCCGGCCAGCGGCAACGGCTCGCGCTGGCGAGGGCGTTCCTCGCGGACAGGCCGCTGCTGCTGCTCGACGAGCCGACGGCCGCCCTGGACGGGGCCACGGAGGAAGGCATCGTCGAGGCGGTGGGGCGGCTGGCTGAGGGACGGACCGTGCTGCTCGTCGTCCACCGCCCGGCACTCCTGGCGGTGGCGGACCGGGTCGTCCGACTGTCCCGGCCGGCAACCCCGCGCGAGACGGAGTTCGGTGCACCGGCGGTGTCGGCCGAGCCGGGGGCAGCGGGGTCGAGCACGGCCGATCCGCTCCCCGCGCCGCACCCTGCATCTGGCGGAGTGCGGGGCGCGAAGGAAAGCCGGCCGCTGGTCCGGGTCCGGGAGACCGCCCGGAACCTGCGCGGGCGGCTCGCACTGGCCCTGTTGCTGGGCAGCCTCGCCCTCGGCTCCGCGGTCGGCCTCATGGCCGTCTCGGGATGGCTCATCTCCCGCGCGTCCGAACAGCCGCCGGTGCTGCACCTGATGGTGGCCGTGACGGCCACCCGGGCATTCGGGATCGGACGGGCCGTCTTCCGGTACGCGGAGCGGCTCGTGTCCCATGACGCCGTACTGCGGATGCTCGCCGAGATGCGCGTAGCGGTGTACCGCAGGCTCGAACGGATCGCGCCCGCCGGGCTCGGCCGGACCAGGCGCGGTGACCTGCTCTCCCGGCTGGTCGCCGACGTGGACGCCCTGCAGGACTACTGGCTTCGATGGCTGCTGCCTGCCGGCACGGCCGTCCTGGTCGGCGCCGGTTCCGTCGGTTTCACCGCCTGGCTGCTGCCCGAGGCGGGAGCGGTCCTCGCCGTCGGCCTGCTCGTGGCGGGAGTGGGCGTCCCGCTGATCGGCGGGGCGTTCGCCCGGCGCGCGGAGCAGCAACTCGCGCCCGCGCGCGGCGCCCTGGCCACCGGCGTCGTCGATCTGCTGCGGGGGACGGCCGAGCTGACCGTCGCAGGTGCGCTGCCGCGGCGCCTCGCTTCTGCGCGCGACGCCGACCGGGCACTGACCCGCATCGCGGCACGCCAGGCCGCCGCCACCGCGCTCGGCGGTGGGCTCTCCGCCCTCGTCTGCTCGCTGACCGTGGTGTGCGCCGCGTTGGTCGGTGTACAGGCGGTGGCGACGGGGCGTCTCGACGGGACCAGCCTGGCGGTCGTCGTGCTCACACCGCTCGCCGCCTTCGAAGTGGTCTCGGTGCTGCCCCTCGCGGTGCAGTACCGGCGCCGGGTCACGCGCAGTGCGGAGCGGGTGTACGAGGTCCTCGACGCGCCTGTTCCCGTGCGGGAGCCGGCCCGGCCGGCCGCTCCGCCCGCCACGGCGTTCCCGCTGGAACTGCGCGGGACCGGCGCACGGTACGCGGGCCGGCGGCGGGACGCGCTGAGCGGGTTCGATCTGACGCTGACCCCCGGGAAGCGGGTCGCTGTCGTCGGCACCTCGGGCTCAGGCAAGACGACGCTCGCGCAGGTGCTGCTCCGGTTCCTGGACGCCGGATCGGGGACCTACACCATCGGCGGTGTGCCCGCCGGTGAGATGGAGGGCGACGCCGTGCGGCGTTTCGTGGGGCTGTGCGCCCAGGACGCCCATCTCTTCGACAGTTCCGTACGCGAGAACCTCAGGCTCGCCCGCCCGGACGCGACGGAGGAGGAACTGAGGGGAGCGCTCGAGGACGCCCGGCTGCTGGAGTGGGTCGACGGCCTCCCCGACGGACTCGACACCCTCGTCGGGGAGCACGGCGCCCGGCTCTCCGGAGGCCAGCGCCAGAGGCTGGCCCTGGCGCGGGCGCTCCTCGCCGCCTTCCCTGTACTCGTACTGGACGAGCCCGCCGAGCATCTCGACCTGGCGACGGCCGACGCGCTCACCGCCGACCTGCTGGCGGTGACGGAAAGGCGTGCGGCGCGGCCGGGAGGGCGCGCAGCAGCGGCCGGAAACGGGACGGGCCCGGGGGACGGCATCGCGACGGCGCCGGCGACCGTGTTCATCACCCATCGGCTGCGGGGCCTGGAGGCGGTCGACGAGGTCGTGGTGCTGGAGTCGGGGCGCGTGGTGCAGCGGGGGCCGTACGAGGACCTCGCCGTGGTCGAAGGGCCGCTGCGGACGATGCTCGAACGCGAACAGGCCACCGACCGGATCGGCACCCGACTTTCCCTGTCAAATGGGACTAATTAG